In the Campylobacter sp. MIT 12-8780 genome, one interval contains:
- a CDS encoding peptidylprolyl isomerase, whose product MKKICFFLCFLLSLNHAQEINSIAIIVNKEPITSFEINEAMNELKVPRNQAISMLINDRLEESEAKRMGIFINEFELENELNKMLAQSGGSMQSLQASLSSSGESLEDFKEDFKKQMQRKKLYEAVASGAKIDNSEDAMRSYFETHSNEFVLYASIDVNIFSSYEAKDLENLQKGGKKASGVKEHRENLNTSNADPRLLAFLSRLNINEFSPILQNSGELSIYQVKAKHQPQTLPFEQIKEEVANVYINEQRQNFIKDFFDKARAKATIQYLR is encoded by the coding sequence ATGAAAAAAATTTGCTTTTTTTTATGCTTTTTACTCTCTTTAAATCACGCACAAGAAATCAATTCTATCGCTATCATCGTTAATAAAGAGCCTATCACCTCCTTTGAGATTAACGAAGCGATGAATGAACTTAAAGTGCCAAGAAATCAAGCTATATCTATGCTTATAAATGATCGTTTAGAAGAGAGCGAAGCTAAAAGAATGGGAATTTTTATCAATGAGTTTGAACTTGAAAACGAGTTAAATAAAATGCTAGCTCAAAGTGGGGGCAGTATGCAAAGTCTGCAAGCAAGTTTAAGCTCAAGTGGTGAAAGCTTGGAGGATTTTAAAGAAGATTTTAAAAAGCAAATGCAAAGAAAAAAGCTTTACGAAGCAGTGGCAAGCGGAGCAAAAATCGATAATAGTGAAGATGCGATGAGATCGTATTTTGAAACACATTCAAATGAGTTTGTGCTTTACGCAAGCATTGATGTTAATATTTTTAGCTCTTATGAAGCAAAGGATTTAGAAAATTTACAAAAAGGTGGTAAAAAAGCTTCTGGCGTGAAAGAGCATAGAGAAAATTTAAACACAAGCAATGCTGATCCACGTTTGCTCGCCTTTCTTTCAAGACTTAATATCAACGAATTTTCGCCTATACTCCAAAACAGCGGCGAGTTAAGCATTTATCAAGTCAAAGCCAAACATCAGCCTCAAACACTGCCTTTTGAGCAGATTAAAGAAGAGGTAGCAAATGTCTATATCAACGAGCAAAGGCAAAATTTTATTAAGGATTTTTTTGATAAAGCAAGGGCAAAAGCGACGATACAATACCTTCGCTAA